From a single Glycine soja cultivar W05 chromosome 19, ASM419377v2, whole genome shotgun sequence genomic region:
- the LOC114398700 gene encoding uncharacterized protein LOC114398700: MAGSAVRVRHHLWAIKGSALADYLAQQPIHDYQPMHPEFSDENITTLFKEEVEDVDRDKWIVWFDGASNALGHGVGAILLTPDDQCIPFTARLGFDCTNNMVEYEACALGMQAATNFKVKLLKVYGDSALNKDIQTRTRPNEKAEKMGFINNTTPRLPNIRPDPRREENQMADALAALASMFQLTLHVDLPYIEFRCHGKPAHCCVIEEKQDGKPWYFDIKRYIKDKEYPHGAFDNDKRTLRRLAVSFFLSGSILYKRNHDMVLLRCVDAREAE; the protein is encoded by the exons ATGGCAGGTTCTGCTGTCAGAGTTCGACATCATTTAtgggcgataaagggaagcgccttggcagattacctAGCTCAGCAGCCCATCCATGACTATCAACCTATGCATCCAGAATTCTCGGATGAGAACATCACGACCTTGTTCAAGGAAGAAGTGGAGGATGTGGATAGGGACAAATGGATAGTGTGGTTCGATGGCGCGTCCAACGCATtaggccatggagtaggggcgaTTTTGCTTACCCCCGACGATCAATGCATACCCTTCACAGCTAGGTTGGGCTTTGATTGCACGAATAACATGGTCGAGTATgaggcatgcgccctcgggATGCAAGCAGCAACCAACTTCAAGGTCAAATTGCTCAAAGTATATGGAGACTCAGCcttg aataaagATATACAAACAAGAACTAGGCCCAATGAAAAAGCAGAAAAAATGGGATTCATAAATAATACTACTCCTAGACTTCCTAATATAAGACCCGATCCAAGAAGGGAGGAGAATCAAATGGCCGATGCACTTGCCGCTCTAGCATCCATGTTTCAGCTGACCCTGCATGTGGACTTGCCGTACATCGAGTTCAGATGTCACGGCAAGCCCGCACATTGCTGCGTAATAGAAGAAAAGCAAGATGGTAAACCTTGGtacttcgacatcaagcgatacatCAAAGACAAAGAGTACCCACATGGGGCTTTCGACAATGACAAGAGAACATTGAGAAGGTTAGCAGTTAGTTTCTTCCTGAGTGGAAGCATTCTGTACAAAAggaaccatgacatggttttgCTCCGATGTGTGGATGCTAGGGAAGCTGAGTAG